The Marinilongibacter aquaticus genome has a window encoding:
- a CDS encoding NAD(P)H-dependent oxidoreductase yields MSLVNDLQWRYATKKMNGKAVPQEKVDYIVEAARLAPSSSGIQPYRVLVISNKELLEKIKVAANNQSQITDGSHLLVFAAWDGYTLDKIDEVFSKTTKERGMPENAMDEYKNRLWGYLDSFGQDWHKNHSAKQAYISFGLAIAAAAEQKVDATPMEGFDAEKLDEILGLREKGLNSVVILPLGYRDEENDWLLNLKKVRIDKEDFAYEMN; encoded by the coding sequence ATGTCTTTAGTGAACGACCTTCAGTGGCGTTATGCCACAAAAAAAATGAACGGCAAAGCTGTTCCTCAGGAAAAAGTCGATTATATAGTTGAAGCGGCCCGATTGGCTCCTTCTTCTTCGGGTATTCAGCCCTATAGAGTTTTGGTGATCAGCAACAAAGAATTGCTCGAAAAAATCAAAGTGGCCGCCAACAATCAGAGTCAAATTACCGATGGTTCGCACCTTTTGGTTTTTGCCGCTTGGGACGGTTATACTTTGGATAAAATCGACGAAGTATTTTCGAAAACAACAAAAGAACGCGGAATGCCCGAAAACGCGATGGACGAATACAAAAACAGATTGTGGGGCTATCTGGACTCTTTCGGACAAGATTGGCACAAAAATCACTCGGCCAAACAAGCTTATATCTCTTTCGGACTGGCCATTGCTGCAGCCGCAGAGCAAAAAGTAGACGCTACTCCAATGGAAGGTTTTGATGCCGAAAAACTGGACGAAATCTTGGGCCTTCGCGAAAAAGGATTGAACAGTGTAGTGATTTTGCCTTTGGGATACCGCGACGAAGAAAACGATTGGCTTCTCAACCTGAAAAAAGTACGCATCGATAAAGAAGATTTTGCTTACGAAATGAATTAA
- a CDS encoding SRPBCC family protein, with amino-acid sequence MAKEISKVTIKAPIQKVWQALTSADWVKKWQFGSILETDWEEGHEIRFRTEWNGQTFAQWGKVLEYRPNDKLSYSLFAPKPGLEDKPEHYFKMTYLLTEEAEGTHLEIIKEDQKPDAPNAEKVEEENPVLNGLKSLLEEEN; translated from the coding sequence ATGGCCAAAGAAATTTCGAAAGTGACAATCAAGGCTCCGATACAAAAAGTATGGCAAGCTTTGACAAGTGCAGACTGGGTAAAAAAGTGGCAATTCGGCAGTATTTTGGAAACCGACTGGGAAGAAGGGCATGAAATACGTTTCAGAACCGAATGGAATGGACAAACTTTCGCACAATGGGGAAAGGTCTTAGAGTATCGCCCAAACGATAAGCTGAGCTATTCACTTTTTGCCCCAAAGCCGGGACTGGAAGACAAACCCGAGCATTATTTCAAAATGACTTATCTTCTGACAGAAGAAGCCGAAGGCACGCACTTGGAAATCATAAAAGAAGACCAAAAGCCCGACGCCCCGAATGCGGAGAAAGTTGAAGAAGAAAACCCCGTCTTGAATGGATTAAAAAGTCTACTGGAAGAAGAAAATTAA
- a CDS encoding multicopper oxidase domain-containing protein, which produces MKQLYFFLSFFFPLVSVQAQIDTNGADRNEEGRPITEYELVIEKNKVTLGGISSKGMTVNGSIPGPTLTFTEGDLAIVHVTNKMDVETSVHWHGLILPNFYDGVPYLTTPPIKPGTTFTYRIPLNQSGTYWYHSHTMLQEQSGVYGSILIKPKKQSLDYDKDLVVVLSDWTNEKPMNVLRNLKRGNEWYQVRKGTAVPLSRAIANGGFGAQLKMWRDRMEGADIADVYYPTFLINGQKTAEYPEFKPGEKVRLRFINASSSTYFWLDFGGKSPLLVSSDGVDVEPVHKKRLLFAIAETYDFIVRIPDGTLEITATAQDGSGHTSLHLGHGDLLPAQVIARPDKVEMMKQMAKMDMKMGAPALKAHPKKDERFKLEEKYGMKMKDMDMKMPMEMKNDESSMPHEHTAMPMKMDKSMPSAKTMSQSADDGREKETEFDYQSRKGYFNYDFLKAKENTAFADSLPVHEVLFNLTGNMNRYVWSINGVPLNETDKIRIKKGEVTRFTLNNLTMMHHPMHLHGHYFRVINKNGSRSPLKHTVNVPPMQKVTIELYGEEYGDWFFHCHVLYHMMSGMTRVFSYNTPRDPRMQAYPLKKLIAETDRFYSWGTAELGSNFSELRYSSSNIRNEFSLDAEIGYNKDAELEISYNRYINDWVRLYVGINTENSQEHSFDAFNTVGKIGLKYFTPYMFYIDLSIDNQMRPTFRVNKEFLLFPRFFLEGQYEYQADLGVVNNLEKGNRMKNESKWKIGGSYILSRNFSIMANYHNLYGWGGGLTVRF; this is translated from the coding sequence ATGAAGCAGCTATATTTTTTCCTTTCGTTTTTCTTCCCCCTTGTTTCGGTTCAAGCCCAAATTGACACAAACGGTGCAGATAGAAACGAAGAGGGCCGCCCGATTACCGAATATGAACTGGTAATCGAAAAAAACAAAGTGACTCTCGGAGGTATTTCGAGCAAAGGCATGACCGTCAACGGCTCCATTCCAGGCCCCACGCTCACTTTCACAGAAGGCGATTTGGCCATTGTACATGTGACAAACAAAATGGATGTGGAAACTTCCGTTCACTGGCACGGGCTTATTTTGCCCAATTTCTACGACGGCGTACCCTACCTGACCACGCCACCCATAAAACCGGGCACCACATTTACCTATCGCATTCCGCTCAACCAATCGGGTACGTATTGGTATCATTCGCATACCATGCTGCAAGAACAAAGCGGTGTCTACGGTTCTATTCTAATCAAGCCCAAAAAGCAAAGTTTGGATTACGACAAAGATTTAGTGGTGGTGCTGTCTGATTGGACAAACGAGAAGCCCATGAATGTACTGCGAAACCTGAAACGCGGTAACGAATGGTATCAGGTGAGAAAAGGCACTGCCGTACCTTTAAGCCGAGCAATCGCGAATGGCGGTTTTGGAGCCCAATTGAAAATGTGGCGAGACCGCATGGAGGGAGCCGATATCGCAGACGTATACTACCCCACTTTTTTGATCAATGGACAAAAAACAGCCGAATATCCTGAATTTAAACCGGGTGAGAAGGTGCGACTGCGTTTCATCAATGCCTCATCCTCCACATATTTTTGGCTGGATTTTGGAGGAAAGTCCCCACTCTTAGTCTCCAGCGACGGCGTGGATGTCGAGCCCGTTCACAAAAAACGCCTGCTCTTCGCTATTGCCGAAACCTATGATTTCATTGTACGTATTCCCGATGGCACTTTGGAAATTACGGCCACTGCCCAAGACGGCTCAGGACATACATCTCTTCATCTGGGACATGGCGATTTACTTCCGGCTCAAGTGATCGCAAGGCCAGATAAAGTGGAAATGATGAAGCAAATGGCCAAAATGGATATGAAAATGGGTGCTCCGGCTTTGAAAGCTCATCCTAAAAAAGATGAGCGGTTTAAGTTGGAGGAAAAATACGGCATGAAAATGAAAGACATGGACATGAAAATGCCCATGGAAATGAAAAACGACGAAAGCTCAATGCCACACGAACATACGGCTATGCCCATGAAAATGGACAAAAGCATGCCCTCGGCCAAAACCATGTCTCAATCCGCGGACGATGGCAGAGAAAAAGAAACTGAATTCGATTATCAAAGCAGAAAAGGCTATTTCAATTACGATTTTCTGAAAGCCAAGGAAAACACGGCGTTCGCCGATAGCCTTCCTGTTCACGAGGTGCTGTTCAATCTAACCGGAAACATGAACCGTTATGTATGGAGTATAAACGGCGTGCCTTTGAACGAAACCGATAAGATTCGTATCAAAAAAGGCGAAGTAACCCGATTCACATTGAACAACCTCACAATGATGCATCACCCGATGCACCTACACGGGCACTATTTCCGTGTAATCAACAAAAACGGCAGTCGATCGCCATTGAAACACACGGTGAATGTACCGCCAATGCAGAAGGTGACGATCGAACTTTACGGAGAAGAATACGGCGATTGGTTTTTTCACTGCCACGTTTTGTACCATATGATGAGTGGCATGACACGGGTTTTCAGCTACAATACTCCCCGCGATCCGCGTATGCAAGCCTATCCCTTGAAAAAGCTTATTGCCGAAACAGACAGGTTCTATTCTTGGGGAACCGCAGAACTGGGGAGCAATTTCAGTGAATTGCGTTATTCCAGCAGCAATATTCGCAACGAGTTCAGTTTGGATGCAGAGATAGGGTACAATAAAGACGCCGAATTGGAGATAAGCTATAATCGATACATCAACGACTGGGTTCGGCTATACGTGGGTATAAATACCGAAAACAGCCAAGAACACAGCTTCGACGCCTTCAATACGGTCGGTAAAATTGGGTTGAAATACTTTACTCCGTATATGTTTTATATCGATTTGAGTATAGACAATCAAATGCGTCCGACATTTCGGGTGAACAAAGAATTTTTGCTTTTTCCCCGTTTCTTTTTGGAGGGGCAATACGAATATCAAGCCGACCTCGGCGTAGTGAACAATTTGGAAAAGGGAAACCGAATGAAAAATGAAAGCAAATGGAAAATCGGCGGATCGTATATACTTTCCCGAAACTTTTCCATCATGGCCAACTACCATAACCTCTACGGTTGGGGAGGTGGATTGACTGTGCGTTTTTAA
- a CDS encoding winged helix-turn-helix transcriptional regulator, producing the protein MKKVEHKECLSALLPVRDTLDVIGGKWKFLILISLWEGNHRFREIERSIPKISSKVLAKELKDMEEHHLITRTVKDEYPVQIEYSATEYSKTLRRVITELRDWGVNHRKEIFGQ; encoded by the coding sequence ATGAAAAAAGTAGAACACAAAGAGTGCTTGTCGGCTTTATTGCCCGTCCGCGACACCTTGGACGTGATAGGTGGGAAATGGAAATTTCTCATTCTTATTTCTTTATGGGAAGGCAATCACCGGTTCAGAGAAATAGAAAGAAGCATTCCGAAGATCTCTTCGAAAGTGCTGGCCAAAGAGCTGAAGGATATGGAAGAGCATCACCTGATCACACGGACTGTGAAGGATGAATATCCGGTACAAATCGAATATTCGGCCACGGAATATTCCAAGACTTTACGAAGAGTGATTACCGAACTCCGCGATTGGGGCGTGAATCACCGAAAGGAAATTTTTGGACAGTAA
- a CDS encoding arsenate-mycothiol transferase ArsC: MALYPSIAACISQLQTESIGEDRRQILQPLVDFIQEKVDERKPILLNFICTHNSRRSHLSQIWGQTMAHHFGIPEVFCYSGGTEATAMFPKVAETLRNAGFAIEKLSQENNPIYAIKFAENAHPVIGFSKKFDDNFNPKSEFGAIMTCSQAHEACPVVAGAAKRFPITFEDPKTFDNTPLQTEKYQERSLQIAAEMHYVFSRIKR; the protein is encoded by the coding sequence ATGGCACTGTATCCATCAATAGCCGCTTGCATTTCGCAATTGCAGACCGAGAGCATTGGCGAAGACCGTAGGCAAATTCTTCAACCGCTGGTCGATTTTATCCAAGAAAAAGTGGATGAAAGAAAGCCCATTCTACTCAATTTTATTTGTACGCACAATTCGAGAAGAAGCCATTTGTCTCAGATTTGGGGGCAAACGATGGCCCACCATTTCGGCATACCCGAGGTCTTTTGCTATTCGGGTGGAACAGAAGCCACAGCGATGTTTCCCAAAGTGGCCGAAACCCTGAGAAATGCGGGTTTTGCAATTGAAAAATTATCGCAGGAAAACAATCCCATCTACGCCATCAAATTTGCAGAAAATGCACATCCCGTGATTGGGTTTTCGAAAAAATTCGACGACAACTTCAATCCAAAATCTGAATTTGGAGCCATAATGACTTGCTCACAAGCTCACGAAGCCTGTCCGGTAGTAGCGGGTGCCGCAAAGCGATTCCCCATTACTTTTGAAGACCCAAAGACCTTTGACAATACGCCTTTGCAAACCGAAAAGTACCAAGAAAGAAGTTTACAAATCGCCGCAGAAATGCACTATGTGTTTTCCCGAATAAAGAGATAA
- a CDS encoding ArsR/SmtB family transcription factor, whose amino-acid sequence MGLAKTEIFNEEQNRLAQYAKVLGHPARIAILQHLAKINACVCGDLVDEIGLAQPTISQHLKELKYMGLIKGTVEGTSVCYCIDSDNWAKMKTQLLAFLDQNQSESTCC is encoded by the coding sequence ATGGGACTGGCCAAAACAGAAATATTCAACGAAGAGCAAAATCGGCTTGCACAATATGCCAAGGTATTGGGGCATCCGGCCAGAATAGCCATCTTACAGCACTTGGCCAAAATAAACGCCTGTGTTTGTGGCGATTTAGTTGATGAAATCGGTCTTGCACAACCCACTATTTCGCAACATCTGAAAGAATTGAAATACATGGGCCTCATAAAAGGAACAGTGGAAGGTACGAGCGTGTGCTACTGTATTGATTCGGACAATTGGGCAAAAATGAAGACACAATTACTTGCTTTTTTGGACCAAAATCAGTCGGAAAGCACCTGTTGTTAA
- a CDS encoding HAD family hydrolase, with product MMPSFEAVIFDMDGVLVDSEPFWQKAENEVFSRLGVQLEDSLCAQTKYMTTREVTAFWFERNPWKSKSFSEVEKAVIDTVIQLIRKEDCEISGVVHFIRKLKSSGFKLALATNSPFIIIPEVLKKLNLEGIFDAVSSAEFEEQGKPHPAIYSNTAKKLAIRPDRCLVIEDSNSGIRAAQSAGMPVAGFMHSGLNATLQQADYLIHHFSKEGIPFLHQSASLELFHTQ from the coding sequence ATGATGCCGAGCTTCGAAGCCGTAATTTTCGACATGGATGGCGTGCTGGTGGATTCCGAACCCTTCTGGCAAAAAGCCGAAAACGAGGTATTTTCACGTTTGGGCGTTCAACTGGAAGACAGCCTGTGTGCACAAACCAAATACATGACCACACGTGAGGTCACGGCTTTTTGGTTTGAAAGAAACCCTTGGAAAAGCAAAAGCTTTTCGGAAGTTGAAAAGGCCGTAATCGATACCGTAATCCAACTGATCAGAAAAGAAGATTGTGAAATTTCGGGAGTGGTCCATTTCATTCGCAAACTCAAATCATCGGGTTTCAAGCTCGCCTTGGCCACCAATTCCCCTTTCATCATAATACCGGAAGTCTTAAAAAAGCTGAATTTAGAAGGTATTTTTGATGCCGTTTCTTCCGCAGAATTCGAAGAACAAGGAAAACCCCATCCGGCAATTTATTCGAACACCGCAAAAAAACTGGCAATACGGCCCGATCGTTGCTTAGTGATCGAAGATTCAAATTCGGGTATTCGGGCCGCCCAATCTGCAGGCATGCCAGTGGCTGGTTTCATGCATTCCGGCTTGAACGCCACACTGCAACAAGCCGATTACCTCATTCATCACTTCTCCAAAGAAGGAATTCCGTTTCTCCATCAATCGGCAAGCTTGGAATTGTTTCATACTCAATAA
- a CDS encoding mechanosensitive ion channel family protein has protein sequence MPKLSTHLGDTFTLALFLIVVVITSTVATLVGRYLKHLVEKKSQDENVDITSFVFLKHAVVSTIYFLGLGWALLILPISKTFAHSLFAGAGATTLILGFASQQILSNLLSGVFILLKKPFRINDIIEIQGNRGKVLELDLHATTIENENQERVIIPNSLISNGIIKNTTRK, from the coding sequence ATGCCAAAACTAAGTACACATCTGGGAGATACTTTCACCTTGGCTCTATTCCTAATTGTGGTGGTAATCACCTCTACTGTAGCCACTTTGGTTGGTCGATATCTCAAGCACTTGGTCGAAAAGAAATCGCAAGATGAAAATGTCGACATTACTAGTTTTGTGTTTTTGAAACACGCCGTGGTCTCGACTATCTACTTTTTGGGTTTGGGCTGGGCCTTGCTCATTTTACCCATTTCAAAAACCTTTGCCCATTCTCTTTTCGCCGGAGCCGGAGCCACCACACTCATTCTTGGTTTCGCTTCGCAGCAAATATTGAGCAATTTACTGAGCGGGGTTTTCATTTTGTTGAAAAAGCCATTTCGGATCAACGACATCATCGAAATCCAAGGCAACCGTGGAAAAGTATTGGAATTGGATCTGCATGCCACCACCATCGAAAACGAAAATCAGGAAAGGGTAATTATCCCCAATTCATTGATTTCCAACGGAATTATAAAAAATACAACACGCAAATGA
- a CDS encoding family 43 glycosylhydrolase, whose translation MPIRFAKTSLFLSICFLLFGCAQKDDTNYNQEQVILGELPDPSIIEVNSKYYATGSSNNWGPLYPIYESDDMRNWTFVNYSFRTLPTWTMSSYWAPELFYRNGMFYLYYTARRNDGISCIGVATSTDLSQGFTDKGVLLEWGNEAIDAFVYEEAGTMYITWKAYGLNPNKPIQILGAALANDGLSLASDSFEIMTAESDSWEKGGMEGQCIVKKGNYLYMLYSGNACCGKDCDYQVGVARAKSIKGPWEKYEGNPILTGNASWKCPGHGTLIASKDRWHYLYHAYSTQGFPYLGRSALLSEMKWDEGSGWPVFEIEETKINPEILSQDIEDEFSADRLENWWLFDVPNYHFSAATSEGKLVLTDLDRDLYNESGTVLVTVPQKPDFEMSTQLAGQSNNLKGLVFYATPENSLGLGQKDKSLILWKVADGEFNILNEIALEKADSLHLKAKMTEAHIVEFQYSLDGTSWQPIPDTKAQSTHVVGDNLDWWSWGMKCGLFVKADSSSQSKRGEFKRFSLTYAHPEN comes from the coding sequence ATGCCTATACGTTTTGCAAAAACATCATTGTTTCTCTCCATTTGCTTTCTTCTTTTCGGCTGTGCACAAAAAGACGACACCAATTACAATCAAGAACAAGTTATTCTGGGCGAACTTCCCGACCCATCGATTATCGAGGTGAATAGTAAATATTATGCCACGGGCTCTTCAAACAATTGGGGCCCTCTCTACCCTATATACGAATCCGACGACATGCGAAATTGGACTTTTGTCAATTACAGTTTTCGCACACTACCCACGTGGACCATGTCGAGCTATTGGGCACCCGAGCTTTTTTACCGCAACGGCATGTTCTATCTGTATTACACCGCCCGACGAAACGACGGCATCTCTTGCATTGGCGTAGCCACAAGTACAGATTTGAGCCAGGGATTTACGGATAAAGGCGTATTGCTGGAATGGGGAAACGAGGCCATCGACGCCTTCGTATACGAAGAAGCAGGCACAATGTACATCACTTGGAAAGCCTATGGCTTAAACCCCAACAAACCCATACAAATCCTGGGTGCCGCTCTGGCAAACGACGGTCTTTCTCTAGCCAGCGATTCTTTTGAAATAATGACCGCCGAAAGCGATTCTTGGGAAAAAGGCGGCATGGAAGGGCAATGCATTGTGAAAAAAGGCAACTACCTCTACATGCTTTACTCGGGCAACGCCTGTTGTGGAAAAGATTGTGATTATCAAGTGGGCGTGGCTCGGGCCAAAAGCATAAAAGGCCCATGGGAAAAGTACGAGGGCAACCCAATTTTGACCGGAAACGCCAGTTGGAAATGCCCCGGTCACGGCACACTCATAGCCAGCAAAGACCGTTGGCATTATCTTTATCACGCCTACAGTACGCAGGGTTTTCCTTACCTTGGACGATCGGCATTATTGAGTGAAATGAAATGGGATGAGGGCTCCGGATGGCCTGTTTTTGAAATTGAAGAAACCAAAATCAATCCCGAAATTTTGAGCCAAGATATTGAAGATGAGTTTTCTGCAGACAGACTTGAAAATTGGTGGCTTTTCGATGTGCCAAATTATCATTTCTCTGCCGCAACAAGCGAAGGAAAACTGGTATTGACAGATCTGGATCGCGACCTCTACAATGAATCGGGCACCGTATTGGTTACGGTTCCGCAAAAACCCGACTTTGAAATGAGCACCCAATTGGCCGGCCAAAGCAATAATTTAAAGGGTTTGGTATTTTATGCCACTCCCGAAAACAGTTTGGGTCTTGGCCAAAAAGACAAATCGCTGATTCTTTGGAAAGTAGCAGATGGAGAATTCAATATTCTCAACGAAATCGCCTTAGAAAAAGCAGACAGCCTGCACCTGAAAGCAAAAATGACCGAAGCCCATATTGTAGAATTTCAATACAGTTTAGACGGGACATCTTGGCAGCCTATTCCCGACACGAAAGCACAAAGCACGCACGTCGTGGGCGACAATTTGGATTGGTGGTCTTGGGGCATGAAATGCGGATTGTTTGTCAAAGCCGACTCTTCGAGCCAATCGAAGCGTGGAGAATTCAAACGTTTTTCGCTAACCTACGCTCATCCCGAAAATTGA
- a CDS encoding DoxX family protein, with translation MKPLFVLISTFLASCLGLYLLNTQIDYQFAGKIAMASMLLFTAVGHFAFSKGMVAMIPKFLPFRPQLVILTGLFEIAFAIGLLLPYFSVFTAYALIVFFILVLPANIQSAKDSLDYQTGETNGPGLTYLWFRIPLQLFFILWVYFSAIC, from the coding sequence ATGAAACCTTTATTCGTACTCATAAGCACCTTTCTCGCTTCTTGTCTTGGTCTATACCTGCTGAACACCCAAATTGATTATCAATTTGCAGGCAAAATTGCCATGGCCAGTATGCTGTTGTTCACCGCTGTGGGGCATTTTGCTTTCTCGAAAGGCATGGTGGCCATGATCCCCAAATTTTTACCTTTTCGTCCACAATTGGTCATCCTGACCGGCCTGTTTGAAATCGCTTTCGCCATAGGTTTACTGCTGCCTTATTTTTCGGTTTTCACGGCCTACGCCCTTATCGTTTTCTTCATTCTTGTTTTGCCCGCAAACATCCAGTCGGCAAAAGACAGCCTCGATTACCAAACTGGGGAAACCAATGGCCCGGGACTAACTTATTTGTGGTTCCGAATTCCTTTGCAATTGTTTTTCATTCTTTGGGTCTATTTTTCAGCCATCTGCTAA
- a CDS encoding sulfatase family protein has protein sequence MHLKLSSKIMGFLLMGIALWNCQPNSTQQSDKPNILFAIMDDATFSHFSVNGCKWINTPNFDRVAREGILFNNTYTPNAKCAPSRACILTGRNSWQLEEAANHNCFFPAKYKTFAEVLVEQGYHVGYTGKGWAPGDAGEIDGKARELIGPRYNEIKLESPTSGISSIDYARNFTEFLNDKEQDNPFFFWFGSFEPHRAYEFGSGIEKGGKKLSDIQEVYSFWPKTDSVLTDLLDYAYEIEYFDQQLGKMLDELEERGELDNTLIVVTADNGMPFPRIKGQEYELSNHLPLAMMWANGIESKGRKVDDFVSFIDFAPTFLELAGIQQNGMQAIEGKSLSNLLLSNNSGQVEASRNHVLIGKERHDVGRPHDQGYPIRGIVNHDYLLVENFKADRWPAGNPETGYLNCDGSPTKTVCLEARHNTATEKYWQWSFGKRPEWELYNKVDDPECMHNLAENPAFADILEELKETMYSELKEQQDPRIMGNGDIFDEYVYAPENVRNFYERYMKGEKMNTGWVNPSDFESTEIH, from the coding sequence ATGCATCTTAAATTATCTTCCAAAATCATGGGCTTCTTGCTCATGGGAATTGCTTTGTGGAATTGCCAGCCCAATAGCACGCAGCAATCCGACAAACCGAATATCCTTTTCGCCATAATGGACGACGCCACCTTTTCGCACTTCAGCGTAAACGGTTGCAAATGGATAAACACGCCAAACTTCGACCGCGTGGCACGCGAAGGCATTCTGTTTAACAATACCTATACGCCAAACGCCAAATGTGCTCCCTCGCGAGCCTGTATACTTACAGGGCGAAATTCTTGGCAACTCGAAGAAGCCGCAAACCACAACTGCTTTTTTCCTGCCAAATACAAAACATTTGCCGAAGTGCTCGTTGAGCAAGGCTATCACGTAGGCTATACAGGAAAAGGTTGGGCACCCGGCGATGCGGGCGAAATAGACGGAAAAGCCCGTGAATTGATTGGACCGCGGTACAACGAGATAAAACTGGAAAGTCCCACAAGCGGAATCAGCAGTATAGATTATGCCCGGAATTTCACCGAATTCTTGAACGACAAAGAGCAAGACAATCCCTTTTTCTTCTGGTTCGGCTCTTTCGAACCACACCGTGCCTACGAATTTGGCTCTGGAATCGAAAAGGGTGGAAAAAAACTAAGCGACATTCAGGAAGTGTATTCCTTTTGGCCCAAAACCGATTCTGTGCTCACAGACCTCCTCGACTATGCCTATGAGATCGAATACTTTGATCAACAATTGGGAAAAATGCTCGACGAGCTTGAGGAAAGAGGGGAATTGGACAACACCTTGATCGTGGTCACGGCAGACAATGGCATGCCTTTCCCAAGAATAAAAGGTCAGGAATACGAATTGTCGAACCACTTGCCCTTGGCCATGATGTGGGCGAATGGAATTGAATCGAAAGGGCGAAAAGTGGACGATTTCGTAAGCTTTATCGATTTCGCCCCCACCTTTCTCGAATTGGCCGGAATCCAGCAAAACGGAATGCAAGCCATCGAAGGCAAAAGCTTAAGCAATTTGCTGCTTTCAAATAACTCTGGACAAGTGGAAGCTTCAAGAAACCACGTTTTGATTGGAAAAGAAAGACACGATGTAGGCCGACCGCACGATCAGGGTTATCCCATTCGTGGAATCGTCAATCACGATTATCTTTTGGTCGAAAATTTCAAAGCCGATCGTTGGCCCGCCGGAAACCCCGAAACGGGTTATTTGAACTGCGACGGCAGCCCCACCAAAACCGTCTGCCTGGAAGCCCGGCACAATACCGCCACCGAAAAATATTGGCAGTGGTCTTTTGGCAAACGCCCAGAATGGGAACTTTACAATAAAGTGGATGATCCGGAATGCATGCACAATTTGGCAGAAAATCCAGCTTTCGCCGACATACTGGAAGAATTGAAAGAAACCATGTACAGCGAACTTAAAGAACAGCAAGATCCGCGGATAATGGGCAATGGCGACATCTTCGACGAATACGTTTACGCTCCCGAAAATGTGCGAAACTTCTACGAACGCTACATGAAAGGAGAAAAAATGAATACAGGCTGGGTAAACCCTAGCGATTTTGAGTCTACAGAAATCCACTGA
- a CDS encoding DUF6428 family protein — translation MKLSEIKTALHALETIAFELPDGSLVPSHFHVTEVGKITKHFIDCGGTVRHEEVVNFQLWNANDYNHRLHPEKLSKIIALSESVLGIEDLEIEVEYQGQTIEKFGLDFDGKHFLLTSKQTDCLARDKCSIPSQKTKLNLAELQSGSACTPGGGCC, via the coding sequence ATGAAACTATCCGAAATAAAAACCGCATTGCACGCACTGGAAACCATTGCTTTCGAATTGCCCGACGGAAGCTTAGTGCCCAGCCATTTCCATGTAACCGAAGTCGGTAAAATCACGAAGCACTTCATCGACTGCGGCGGAACGGTTCGCCACGAAGAAGTGGTCAACTTCCAACTTTGGAACGCCAACGATTACAATCACCGTTTGCATCCCGAAAAGCTTTCCAAAATCATCGCTCTTTCCGAAAGTGTTTTGGGCATTGAAGACCTGGAAATCGAAGTGGAGTACCAAGGACAAACGATCGAGAAATTTGGTCTGGATTTCGACGGCAAGCATTTCTTGTTGACAAGCAAACAAACCGACTGTCTCGCCCGTGACAAATGCAGCATTCCGAGCCAAAAAACCAAATTAAACCTTGCTGAATTGCAATCTGGCTCAGCTTGTACACCGGGCGGCGGTTGTTGCTAA
- a CDS encoding GNAT family N-acetyltransferase, with the protein MQIRSFHETDYPQLAAIYEQGIATGMATFETAAPSWAAWDKAHLKVCRIAAFEDETMLAWAALSPVSSRCVYAGVAEVSIYVSSKSRGKGIGQHLLKNLQERSEEHGFWTLQAGVFPENKASLALHLKCGFRQIGFREKIGQLDGIWKDNVIFERRSKKNGI; encoded by the coding sequence ATGCAAATTCGAAGTTTTCACGAGACAGATTATCCGCAATTGGCCGCCATATACGAACAAGGCATCGCCACCGGAATGGCCACCTTCGAAACCGCCGCTCCCTCTTGGGCAGCTTGGGACAAGGCCCATTTGAAGGTATGCCGAATAGCTGCATTTGAGGATGAAACCATGCTTGCGTGGGCGGCTCTTTCGCCAGTTTCCAGCAGATGCGTATATGCAGGTGTCGCCGAAGTAAGCATATACGTATCCTCGAAATCCAGAGGAAAAGGAATTGGCCAACATCTGCTGAAAAATTTGCAGGAACGAAGCGAAGAACATGGTTTCTGGACATTACAGGCTGGGGTTTTTCCCGAGAATAAAGCCAGTCTTGCCCTTCATCTGAAATGTGGATTTCGGCAAATTGGATTTCGAGAAAAAATTGGTCAGCTCGATGGAATCTGGAAAGACAATGTAATATTTGAACGCAGAAGCAAAAAAAATGGAATCTAA